One Flavobacterium cerinum genomic window, TATAAAGATAAGTAATAAAATACTAATATATTTATTATCAGGCTTTTTTTGAAGTCGTACGTTTAATAAAACTGTTATTTTTTATAAATGTATTTGTCATTTTAAAAACCGGTATAAATAGGTCGTTTTTAATTACTAATAATTCAAAATAATGGCTGGAATTAGATAAGACATTAATATTGTACCACGTTCTTAATAAATCTCATACTTGTAATTATTTTGGTAAGTTTTTTGTATTGATGAGGAAGGGATGTTAGAAGAAATGGTAACGATTAACATTTTGTATTTTGAGATTTTACAATTTGTTGTCGGCATTGATTTAATAATTAGCAAAAAGAATTTCTTTTTATTTTCCTTCCCCTCATCAATATATTTTTGTAAAACTACAAAATTGTATTGTGTATCAAGTAAATAGTATCTTGAGCAGTACTAATTTATATTGTATATAGGGTACACAAAAAAATCCCTGACCATTAATATGAGCCAGGGAGCAAATTATAACCTCGAGGGTTTTTGTATTACAGATATGAAATACCTAGTTTACAGAAGAAACCGATTTTCTATATTCTGAAGGCGTAATGCCATGATGCTTCTTAAAAGACTTAATAAAACTTTCATTCGTATTGAAGCCTAGAAAATCATATACTTTTATATTTTCTTTACTCTTCGTTTGTAATAAAACAGTCGCTTTGTCCATTTTTTGCATCAAGAAATATTTTTTAGGAGACATCCCGTAAATCTGTATAAAATGTCGCTTAAAGGTGGATAAACTAAGGTTACACATTGAAGCTAATGTAGCTATACTGATGTTTTTATATACATTATTCTCCACAATTTGTTGGATGGTTGACTCTTGCTGACATATTAAATTAATAAACCAGTTTATTTTTTCCGGGTTCTGACTAAATAGATCTAACATAAACTCTTCAAATTTTACAGAACAAATATTGTCCGGAGCATTACCGTGGGTAATATAATTTAAAGAGGGTAACAGGCAATTTTGAATAAAACTACTCTTTGTACACTCTATATGGTTTTTTAAATATTGTGAGGTACGATCCTTCTTAATTTTTTGAAAATCGGGATATTTTAATAAAAAATCATTGAGGATTTTGTTATTAAACATGATAAATATCCCTTCTATAAAATCACCGTCTTTTCTGTTGGTTTCACAAACAAATTGGGAACCGTTTGAAAGTATTACGAAATTATTTTCATTAAAAGTAATAGTATTCCTCTTGGTAACAATGCTTTTGAGACCATTTATAGGAAATAAAATCAAATTATACTGTAACTCTATTTTTATTTTCGAAATAGAACGTTTTGATTGAAAATGTACTATCCGAATATCATTTACTAAATCATTAGTTAAACAACAAGCTGTCTCTCTTGAATTAAATACACGATCCGCCATCATAAGGATATATAAAATTAAACATGATTCGGTACGGAACACATTGACAGAAATTATATTGCTTATTACTACTGGCTTGTAATAAGTTTATTGAATTTCGACTAACAATGCGAACAGCACTATTTTCTGAGGCATTCATAGTTAATAATACTGTGGGGGGAGACAAAAAACAGAAAAAATACCCTGTTTTATAGCTGTATTATTGTAATTAGAGGAGTAAAATCAAACTTGGGGTTTGTTTTATTTGTAACAAAAATAAATAAAAAATAATTTAAAATCACAAATATGGTGATAAATTTGTTTGAAAAGTTTTTAAAATGATCATTTTGGTAAGTAAAATAGGGATATTGGCAGCTTTTTTATTTGTCTTTAAGTGATAAAGAAATAAATCAGGAATTTATAGAATAATAGTTTATTATCCTGTACAAAACGATTGAATTTTATGATAACAATCAAACTCATCTTTTCTTTGCTGTGGATTTCTGAAAATACTATTTAGGAAATCAGATTTCAAATTAGCCAAATAATAATCTTTTTAATTACCAGAAATATTGATTTGAAAAATTAAAAAAGTTTCAAATGAAAAAAAATGTTTGAGTTAGTTTTTCCATTTAGGAATAGTTTATTTTTTTTTTCATATTTAATCTAAAAATGTATTTATTTCATTTTTTGCCGGTGTGGTTAGCCGGCTTTTTTTATTACTACAGGACTTATATTGGGGTATTCTATATAAGTAAGAAGAAGAATTTAACAGGATTTTATTAATTAACTTTTGGGTCAGTAACCTCGGAATCCTTAAATTTAAGGGATTAGAAAAAGCGATATAATCAAACCCCTTATTGACAATATAATCTACCAAAATAAATATGAAAACAATTATAGTCGCCACTGATTTTTCTGCGGAAGCCGAAAATGCTACGCAATATATCGCAACTGCTGTTGCCGGTAAAGATTACCGAATTGTATTGTATCACCTGTATAATACATCTATTCATGCTCAGAATGCCCGATTGTCGGCCGGAGAAATTGATAAAATGTTTCAGGCTAAAAAAACTAAAGTAAACGAAAAAGCTGCTGTTATAAATGAAAAATATAAGGTAGAGGTCCTCTCACATGTGGTACCCGGTAATTTTTACGATGAGCTGATCAATAGCATACAAAAGTATGATGCTGAACTGGTCGTAATGGGAATGGCTGAAAGATCGATAGAACAGGATCTATTAGGAAATACAACGACAGCAGCTATCAGTATGCTTAAATTTCCGGTGCTAAGTATTCCTTTAGGAGCGGAATATAAAGGAATAAAACACATTCTTTTTGCCTGCGATATAATCAGAGGTGTACACAAAATGATTCTGGACAGGGTAAGAGAAGTGGCTTCCGATTATAAAGCCACGGTTGAGGTGTTCCATATACGGGAAAAATCAGAAGAAATTGCCCAATCGGAAGAGCATAATAGTACAATGGAAGAAACACTTTCGGATGTGCATCATACATATAAAAATGTACAATCTTCGGAAATCATTAAAGCAATACGGGATGAAATTGAAGCTTCGCAAACCGATTTATTGGTAATGGTTCCCTATAAATATGGCTTTTGGGACTCAATGGTACATAAAAGCAAAACCAGAGCAATGGCATCCGGTAACAAAGTACCCTTATTATCATTGCCGTTATAACACAATTTAAAGAATAGGTTAAATTTAGAATAGAGCGTGTTTATTTGAGAAACAAGCTCTATTTTTGTATAGTGAAAAAGTTATCCGTATTCATACTTGTATTCCTGATTAGCCTGAACAATTGCTTCCTAGTGCAATTGTTTAAGGTACCGGTGTTGTTTCAACACTTTGAGGAACATCAGGCACATAACGGAAGCTTAGGATTTGTCGATTTCCTGGCCATGCACTACTGGGGAGATGATATCAACGATTCAGATGATGATCGGGATATGCAATTACCGTTTAAAAAAGTAGATCATCATGTACCTAATCTTGTCTTTATCCCGAATCGTATTACCTATACAAGCTCAGTATGTATTGTACCGGATACTTCCCGGTTAAAAATAACATACAATAACGAGCTGCATTCTAACCCTCATTTGGGCGCTTTATTCCGACCTCCAATCGTATAACTTCTTTATCGGATTAAAAAAATACCGTAGATGCATTTTTTGTGTCTGTCGGATCATTTACTATATATTCTAAAGAAGTCATGCTTAATAAAATAATTCAATTTTCAGTTAAAAATAAACTGGCAATTGGAATCTTTATGCTACTGTGGGTCATCTACGGTACCTACGAAGTTACCCGATTGCCAATTGATGCTGTACCGGATATTACCAATAATCAGGTACAAATTATTACAACAGCGCCGTCCTTAGGTGCCGAAGATGTAGAACGCTTGATTACCTTTCCGATTGAACAGGCGATCAGTAATATTCCGAAATTAAAAGAAAGCCGAAGCATGTCCCGTTTCGGGTTGTCGGTTGTAACGGTTGTTTTCGATGAAAAAGCCGATGTTTACTGGGCTCGCCAACAAGTAACCGAACGCTTGCAACAGGTTAGCATTGATGAGAATGCCAACCAACCGGAAATGGCACCGGTAACAACCGGATTAGGTGAAATTTATCAGTATGTACTTAAACCACAGCAAGGATACGAAAATAAATATTCCCTGGCGGATTTACGTACAATACAAGATTGGACGGTTAGAAGACAATTGCTAGGTACGCCTGGAATTGCTGACGTATCAACTTTTGGAGGGAAATTAAAACAGTATGAAGTTGCAGTTAATCCGTCGCAGCTTAAAGCTAATAATCTGACAATCAGTGATGTTTTTACCGCGCTTAACCGGAGTAATCAGAATACCGGTGGGGCTTATATCGAAAAAGGACCTACGGTTTCGTATATCCGTAGCGTAGGATTGGCCCGAAATATAACGGATATCGAAAATATTGTAATAAAAACAACACAATCGGGAACACCGGTTTTGGTTAAAAATATAGCGGAAGTAAAACTTTCGTCAGCCATTCGTTACGGCGCTTTGACTACCGATGATCGAGGGGAAGCTGTAGGCGGAATCGTAATGATGTTAAAAGGAGAAAATGCGAATAATGTTATCGAAAATGTAAAAGCAAAAGTCGCTGAAATTGAAAAGATACTGCCCGAAGGTTTAAAAATAGAACCGTTTCTCGATCGGACTAAAATGGTGGATAATGCTATTGGTACGGTGGAAAAAAATCTAATTGAAGGGGCTTTGATCGTAGTATTGGTATTGGTTCTTTTTTTAGGGAACTTAAGAGCGGGACTTATTGTAGCTTCTGTTATTCCGTTAGCAATGCTGTTTGCAATCAGTATGATGAATGCTTTTGGCGTTAGCGGAAATCTGATGAGTTTAGGGGCTTTGGATTTCGGACTTATTGTGGATGGAGCCGTTATTATTGTTGAAGCTATTTTACATCATCTGCATACCTCAAAAAAATACAAAGGACGTGACCAAATCGTTCAGAGTGAAATGGATAATGAAGTGACCGGATCGGCTTCCCGTATGATGAATGCTGCTGTTTTCGGACAAATTATTATCCTGATCGTATACCTGCCGATTCTTTCTTTACAGGGAATTGAAGGCAAAATGTTTAAACCGATGGCGCAAACTGTGGCCTTCGCTATTCTGGGCGCTTTTATTTTATCATTGACTTATGTGCCGATGATAAGCGCACTTTTTATCAGTAAAAAAGTGAATCACCAACCGAATATTTCGGATAGAATTATGATGCGCCTGGAAAGCGGATATGAAAAAATACTTTCCCGGGCGTTACATTTTCGTAAGAGTGTTGTAGCTGTTGCATTGGGATTATTTGCTATTGCGGTCCTAATGTTTACCCGAATGGGAGGTGAGTTTATTCCGCAACTGGAAGAAGGTGATTTTGCCGTAGAAACCCGATTACTCTTAGGAACAAATCTGACAACAACAACGGAGACTATTCAGAGAATTGCTGTAGCATTAAAAGAACAGTATCCTGAAGTAAACCGTGTTGTATCCCGAATCGGTAGTGCTGAAATTCCAACGGATCCTATGCCTATTGAAGGAGGAGATATGATTATCGTTTTAAAAGATAAATCGGAGTGGACAAGTGCTTCGTCTTTTTCTGAACTGGCCGAAAAAATGACGGAAACCGTTCAGGATGTAGCACCGGGCGTAACCACCGGATTTCAGTTTCCGGTTCAAATGCGGTTTAACGAATTGATGACCGGTGCAAAACAGGATGTGGTTTGTAAAATTTACGGTGAAGATCTGGATAAATTGGCACGTTATGCTGAACAACTGGGAACGATAAGCCGTAGTGTAAACGGAACTGCCGATTTATATGTGGAAAAAGTAACCGGAATGCCGCAAATCGTAATTGATTATAACTGGGCGGAAATGGCGAAATACGGCCTTTATGTACAAGATATCAATCGAACGGTAAATGCTGCTTTTGCAGGTGCGGTAGCTGGTAATATTTACGAAGGAGAAAAACGTTTTGATTTGGTCGTTCGGGTTAATGATGCCGGCCGTAAAGATATTAATGATGTAAAGAATCTATTAGTGGCAACGCCAACGGGAACACAGATACCGTTATATCAGGTTGCTTCGGTTCAGGAAATTGAAGGACCTAATCAGATTCAACGGGAGGATGCCAAACGACGTATTATAGTTGGCTTTAATGTCAGAGGCCGCGATGTACAGAGTATTGTAAACGAACTACAACAAAAAGTAAGTGAAAAAATCAAATTCGATCCGGGCTATTATGTAACCTATGGTGGCGCTTTTGAAAACTTGCAACAGGCTAAAAGCCGATTGGGAATAGCAGTACCGGTGGCTTTGATTTTAATTTTCGGACTCTTGTATTTCGCGTTTAAATCGTTTAAGGAAGGAATTATCATTTTTACTGCAATACCGCTTTCGGCAATTGGCGGAATATTAGCGCTGACACTAAGGGATATGCCGTTTAGTATTTCGGCCGGTGTCGGGTTTATTGCACTGTTCGGTGTTGCAGTTCTGAATGGTATCGTACTGATATCGGAGTTTAACCGTATTCAGAAGTCAGGTGAAATTACCGATCCTTTTGAACTGATTATTTCCGGAACGAAAAACAGATTACGTCCGGTATTGATGACAGCTGCTGTGGCTTCTTTGGGATTCCTGCCGATGGCGCTCAGTAACGGTGCCGGTGCTGAAGTACAACGACCGTTGGCTACAGTCGTGATAGGTGGTTTGTTAACCGCTACATTATTGACCTTATTTGTACTTCCGGCTATTTATTTGATGACCTATCACACTAAAATATTTCGAAAAAAGATGAAAAAAAAGAATATAGCTACAATAACAGTTTTGCTACTGACATTTTTGTTTGCGGATGAATTACGAGCTCAGGAAATAGTTCCGGTTACGTTAGACGGATCTGTAGCAGTTGCGATAAAAAATAATAAACGAATCCAATCAGCGCGATATAATGAACAATCGAAAAACTGGTTGCGTCAATCGGCTTATGATATCCCGAAAACAGCTGTTGATATGGATTACGGACAGTTTAACAGCAAGTTTAATGATACCCGGTTTGGAGTAAGTCAGACCTTTAATTTTCCAACGGTTTATATCAGACAAAAGAAGGCCTTAACGGAAGGATACCGGGTTGCTCAGGTTCAAACGCAATTAACGGAGCAGGAGTTGAAAGCTCAGGTACGCCACTGGTATTACGAATGGATATGGTTGCAACAGAAAAAAGAACTGCTGCATTATGCTGATAGTATTTATCGTTTGATGGAAGAGAAATCGGAGCTTCGTTTTAAAACCGGAGAAACAAATATCCTAGAAAGAAGCGCTTCACAGTCGGCACGCCAGTTTTATACCAACCAATTGAATATGATTAATCAGGATATTACAATCGCTCTGAAATCCTTTAATGCTGTCTTACAGGATAGTATCGCTTATACTCCTAAAATGACCAACATCAAAATGGAAGAAAAAGGAGTAGTCGAAAAGCAAACTGT contains:
- a CDS encoding universal stress protein — translated: MKTIIVATDFSAEAENATQYIATAVAGKDYRIVLYHLYNTSIHAQNARLSAGEIDKMFQAKKTKVNEKAAVINEKYKVEVLSHVVPGNFYDELINSIQKYDAELVVMGMAERSIEQDLLGNTTTAAISMLKFPVLSIPLGAEYKGIKHILFACDIIRGVHKMILDRVREVASDYKATVEVFHIREKSEEIAQSEEHNSTMEETLSDVHHTYKNVQSSEIIKAIRDEIEASQTDLLVMVPYKYGFWDSMVHKSKTRAMASGNKVPLLSLPL
- a CDS encoding CusA/CzcA family heavy metal efflux RND transporter; amino-acid sequence: MLNKIIQFSVKNKLAIGIFMLLWVIYGTYEVTRLPIDAVPDITNNQVQIITTAPSLGAEDVERLITFPIEQAISNIPKLKESRSMSRFGLSVVTVVFDEKADVYWARQQVTERLQQVSIDENANQPEMAPVTTGLGEIYQYVLKPQQGYENKYSLADLRTIQDWTVRRQLLGTPGIADVSTFGGKLKQYEVAVNPSQLKANNLTISDVFTALNRSNQNTGGAYIEKGPTVSYIRSVGLARNITDIENIVIKTTQSGTPVLVKNIAEVKLSSAIRYGALTTDDRGEAVGGIVMMLKGENANNVIENVKAKVAEIEKILPEGLKIEPFLDRTKMVDNAIGTVEKNLIEGALIVVLVLVLFLGNLRAGLIVASVIPLAMLFAISMMNAFGVSGNLMSLGALDFGLIVDGAVIIVEAILHHLHTSKKYKGRDQIVQSEMDNEVTGSASRMMNAAVFGQIIILIVYLPILSLQGIEGKMFKPMAQTVAFAILGAFILSLTYVPMISALFISKKVNHQPNISDRIMMRLESGYEKILSRALHFRKSVVAVALGLFAIAVLMFTRMGGEFIPQLEEGDFAVETRLLLGTNLTTTTETIQRIAVALKEQYPEVNRVVSRIGSAEIPTDPMPIEGGDMIIVLKDKSEWTSASSFSELAEKMTETVQDVAPGVTTGFQFPVQMRFNELMTGAKQDVVCKIYGEDLDKLARYAEQLGTISRSVNGTADLYVEKVTGMPQIVIDYNWAEMAKYGLYVQDINRTVNAAFAGAVAGNIYEGEKRFDLVVRVNDAGRKDINDVKNLLVATPTGTQIPLYQVASVQEIEGPNQIQREDAKRRIIVGFNVRGRDVQSIVNELQQKVSEKIKFDPGYYVTYGGAFENLQQAKSRLGIAVPVALILIFGLLYFAFKSFKEGIIIFTAIPLSAIGGILALTLRDMPFSISAGVGFIALFGVAVLNGIVLISEFNRIQKSGEITDPFELIISGTKNRLRPVLMTAAVASLGFLPMALSNGAGAEVQRPLATVVIGGLLTATLLTLFVLPAIYLMTYHTKIFRKKMKKKNIATITVLLLTFLFADELRAQEIVPVTLDGSVAVAIKNNKRIQSARYNEQSKNWLRQSAYDIPKTAVDMDYGQFNSKFNDTRFGVSQTFNFPTVYIRQKKALTEGYRVAQVQTQLTEQELKAQVRHWYYEWIWLQQKKELLHYADSIYRLMEEKSELRFKTGETNILERSASQSARQFYTNQLNMINQDITIALKSFNAVLQDSIAYTPKMTNIKMEEKGVVEKQTVEHLPAVQLWQHEAEGARWRWKTERARMLPDITLGYNNLSITGFQTNASGQETYYDTGSRFNYVNAGISVPLFFGSQSARSKAAKAEWQHYTAQAAAVKVELSARLDNAVKELEKFRESLKYYESQGLANAKTIIDAANSQLNNGDIDYLQWVLVVNQAITIKNEYLDTVNNYNKAVITVQSLNNL
- a CDS encoding helix-turn-helix domain-containing protein, which translates into the protein MMADRVFNSRETACCLTNDLVNDIRIVHFQSKRSISKIKIELQYNLILFPINGLKSIVTKRNTITFNENNFVILSNGSQFVCETNRKDGDFIEGIFIMFNNKILNDFLLKYPDFQKIKKDRTSQYLKNHIECTKSSFIQNCLLPSLNYITHGNAPDNICSVKFEEFMLDLFSQNPEKINWFINLICQQESTIQQIVENNVYKNISIATLASMCNLSLSTFKRHFIQIYGMSPKKYFLMQKMDKATVLLQTKSKENIKVYDFLGFNTNESFIKSFKKHHGITPSEYRKSVSSVN